DNA sequence from the Cupriavidus sp. WKF15 genome:
TTATTTTCCTAACATATGCTTGAGAAATCTGGCGGAAGGGTATTTGATGTGGACGGAGTATCTGATATACAAGTCCTCCAGAATCCACAGTATCAGTGAGCTACACGCATACCAGTGCGCTGTCGCCGTTGCGAAGGTGATTGATAGTGCGCTTGATCTACAAACAAGCCTTCTGAGAAAGAGTCGTCTTCGAAGGCCTCGAGGCCGATGGGATAGGTTATGTTCCGCAAAAGAACGAGAAGATATAAATCTGGAGGATATTTTTCGCTATGGCCGTGCTTTGGTCGATCTCGTTGGTACTCTTACCGATGAGGTTATTTTCGGGAAGCTCCCGATAAGGGTAACGCTGCGAACCGGTGAAACATACGAGAATTGGTTGAAGCTTTGGGGGCCGGCGGAGGAACTTAGAACTCTTCGTGCGGATCGCAAGCCAAGCATTATTTTGTCAACGCTTCAAAAACGACGAGCCTATGAAGCAGATACCTCTCGGGAGGCTAGGGCGCCAATATTTAATTTGCGCATAGGCGCGGAACTTTCGATTTTTATCGCTCAAACTGGGATAAATCTACAGCAAGCCCACGTGCTCCCTGTTGGGAAATTCAAATTTCGCGCCGCAGGAGAAGACTTCGAAGTTTATCGAACGTACAAAGATAGGCGGCATGGAGATGTTGAGTTTCAAATATTTAGAGAATATAGGGAGATATTTGAGAGGTATTTGAAATGGCGCGATTGTAATTTTCCAGAGGATGGTCGGCTTTTCCCGTTTATTACAAAAGGTCGTGCGGCTCATAATGTCGTGGCATTCGAGAATTTAAAAGACTTCTGCAGTAAAGTGGGGGTCAAGTATTTTGCCAGCCGAGTCTTGCGCAAGGCGAGAATAAATTGGATTCTACGGGAGAGCAAAGACCCGAGGCTCACAGCGAGAATGCATGGGCACGCCGAAGGGACTCTCAATGAATCTTATGTGATACCAAGTCGACAAATCGCGCTCGTGGAAATTTGCCGCTATCACAACTCGGCGGAATCTTTGGCAGAATGCCCGGGCCCAGGCGGCTGCGCACAGAGCGCTCCAGAAAAAATGCCTGGCACACCTATCGGGGCCTCAGAACCAGATTGCACCAATGCTGCCGGCTGTCTTTTCTGTAATCAACAACGGGATATCGATAGCGAAGAGCACGTCTGGTCGCTCGTTAGTTACAGATATCTCAAAGCTCTTGAGTTTCGCTCATATAGGAATCCTAGGAGGGATTCGGCGGTACATCCGGCCCATCTGGCAATTGAGCGGCTTAGTCTCAAAATTGGGCAAATTGCCGCTAGTAGCGTGAAGCGCGCCGACTGGGTACGGGAGGCGTTAGCCCGTGTTGACGAAGAGGATTTTCATCCGAAGTGGGACGGATTCATACAACTCATGGAAGGAGCTTCGTGAAGAACAGTCGCAAACATGACGATACGACCGTCCATGACGGATTCGTTGCGTTTCGTCGCGCTCACCAACCTCCGACGTGGCCACCACCTCCAGATTTCCCGATCGTTGTCGATGCTGCGGGAGCCGTCGTCAGTAGATACGGTGATTCGATTTGGGATTTTCGGTGTTGGGAAAATCATCCAGTCATTTTGAATTTCGGCGAGCCAAAGGGGCGTGCAAAAGCTCGGGGCCAGCTAAGCGAGGCCAATGCGCAGCTTCTTCGGCAAGTCTGCGCATGGTGGATATTTAAGTCTAGGACGATCGAAACAGTCAAATCTCTGCGAGATAGATTCTACGAGTGGAGGAGAATTGGTGTTACTTGTGCAAAGTACAATCTACTAATTTCTGAGCTCTATAAGTATCCAGCGCTTCAGGACGAGATTTTTTCCATCATGTCTACGGGAGCGAAGGAGCGGTTGCTTAATATAGGACATGCACTCTTAGAGGGTAGTAGTGAAATTGGGTTCATCTTATTGGATGGGCCTGGATTAATGCGTTTGCGAGCTGCTGTCGGTGATACATCCGATCGGCAAACTCCTTATATTCCGCCGCGAATATGGAAGTATCAAGTTCTGCGTTTGCGGGAATGTCTCGATGATTTTCAAATCCATCAGAACGGCTTTGATTCTATGTATCGGGATTGTGTTCGAATTTATGTCGAAAATCCAAGCATAGCTGCATCTGAATCTCGTTTGTCTGAACAATTTATGGATTTTGCTCGCCGATATGATGCGGCGGGGTTATTCAAGAAATGGATAGGGGATGAGACCTATCTGAATCGTCAGTCGATTAAGAACTTGGGAACGTATGCTTCCTTGATTAGCTACGTAGGTCTGGCGTATATCCTTAACTTTTCGTTGCTTCGGGTTGGCGAGGCTTGGAGCCTGCAAGCGAATTGCTGGGAAACCGAGTATGACGACCGGTTCGGTACGTTTCACATGATCAGGGGGAAGGCAAACAAAGCGAACCGAGGTCTCTCCACGGTGTGGCCGACCGCGCCGTCGGTGAAATTGGCCGTGGACGCTATGGCATCTGTGTCTCGGCTTCGTATGGAGTGGGTCAAGCATACGAACCGAACGCCGCTAGATAAAGCGGCGCTCTCTAACCCTTACCTTTTATCGCGAAGCTACGCTCCTTGGTCGTCTATGACACATGCGGAGTTGCAGGAATCCATGTCAGTGCGTCCACAGGGCCTAACGTACCGCCAGGTTTCAGAATCCTTTCCTTTGCTTTTCGATCGAGAAGAATTACGCGTCACTCAAGAAGACTTCAACATCGCGCGACTAGTGACTCCAAGCCTCAACGCCGAGCAATTTGGCGTTGGGGCGCTATGGCCCCTGGCCTGGCATCAGCTTAGACGGACCGGAGCGGTCAATATGCATGCGTCCGGCATAGTATCCGACGGGTCAATGCAATACTTATTGAAGCACTCTCGACGGGCCATGACCCATTACTATGGTCGAGGGTATTCACACGTGCGTCTGGACAAAGATGCTGAAAAGACTTTTATCAGGACGATGTATGAGACCTTGGCGTTAGAGTTCACGAAATTGCTGGATGAGCGCTATGTGAGCCCACATGGGGAGAAGCGGAAGTCCGAGATTATTCGAATGGTTCAAACGAAGGACCACGCTAAACTAGTGGAAGCGGGAAAACAGGGGAAAGTTGCTTGGCGGGAGACGCTACTCGGTGGGTGCACTAAGCGAGGTCCTTGCTCTTTCGGGGGCGTGGAAAATATCGTCCGATGTGCCGGGGGAGATGGGAAACCGGCGTGCGCCGATGCGCTCTTTGACAGAGGGCGACGCGACAAAATCGAAATACTTCGAGCGCAAATTAAAATGCGACTCGCGGCGGCCGAGTCAGAAAGTCCATACGCGGCAGCACTGAGCGCTCAGTTAGCCGCAGCCGAAGCAGCATTGAGTGTTATCGATCTGCAAAAGGAGTAGTATGAATCGAGCAGAATCAGCCTTTCGAGATGCCTTTAAGAGGCTTCAGACCGATCAGCCTCAACGATTGCCAAAGGGCACGGTCGTCTCCCAGAACAATATTGCAAGAGAAGCGGGTTACGATCCTTCAGCTCTTCGGAAATCTAGATTCCCCACATTCATCGCGGAGATACAACAGTGGTTGGCGCAGTCCGCGATTGAGAAAAAACCAAGTGCTCGACAGACGGAACTAATTCAAGGTGCGCGAAATAAGGAGTTAAGGGATAAGATAAAAACCTTACAGGTTCAAAGAGACAATGCGCTGTCCCTTCTCGTTGAGGCCGATCGCATTATTCTCGAACTGACTGCCGAACTCGAGACTCTCCGTGCAGTAAAGACGGTTCAGAATGTTACGCCAATAATCAGAAATTGAGCCATGGGAAATAATCTTGAGATCACGAAACTATCGCTGCCTTGACAATTTCCGGGGCCAATGATTTCACTATGTCGGCAGGATCAAGGCAAACGAGAAAACCTCTACGGCCACCATTTATGTATATCCAAGGAAGAGCCAGTATAGACTCTTCGATGCACACTGGCATTTTCTTTCGGGTGCCAAATGGGCTCGTTCCGCCTACCAAAAATCCGGAGTGACGGTTGGCAACGCTCGGGTCGCAGATCTCGATTTTTTTACGTCCGAGTTGCCGAGCCAGCTCTTTGGTGGAGACTTGACAGTCCCCGTGCATCAAAACGACAAGGGGCTGCTTTTTCTCATCTTGCATAATGAGGGTTTTTATGACCTCATGCTCTGATACTTGTAGTTCACGAGATGAGACGGATGTGCCACCATGCTCCTCGTATTTGTAAAAATGGCTCGTGTAGTTGATATTATGCTGGCGTAGGAATGCGGTGGCTGGAGTTTCGGTGGTTAGATTGGATGACATCAACGGTATTCCTGCTGCTCTGGGGCTAACTGCTAGGTCCGCCATGGATCTGCGGTTGGGGGAACAGTACTTGCGCGTAGCAGTATCCGTTCAAACCATTTTTCAAATTGATATATGCGGTCGACTTGGACGGGCAGATCGTCATCGACGCATTAAGCCCGCCATCCCTGCACGATAAACTGGAGAGCGAGCTACAAATTCTTATTGTATAGAATACAAGACGATTTGGGACAGGTGGATCCCCGCATCCCACGGACATAACCGCGTTCGATGGGACGTAAATGGCCCATAAAGTCACTCGGGTCGCCAGGAAGAAGCTGTGCGCCGAACATGCGCGTACGACGGAGAAAAGCAAGGTCGTGGCACCTGCCCGTGTCGAAGAGTTGCATTAGGCTTGACTTACGCAAGGGGCATACCACTCGTGCCGGGCGGTTGCAACTGAGTTCCGACGGTACGCTAAGTTTCGATCGGAAATGGACTCGGCGTATGTTGAAAGCAATCGCTATCAACGGAACGGCTACCGGCGGAAGACGGACGTTATCGCGATCGAGGTGACTTGTTCGGGAAGTTCGACCAAGAGCATCACGGGCGGCTTCATACCTGTTCCCTGATGAACCAACTCAGCGGCCGCACCGTCGACGCCGGCGAAACCCCTGCAGGCTGGAAGGCTTGCACGGGTTTTGTTCATTGCAGATGACGCTTAGGGTGAAAAGGCTGGAATGGCCGAGCGGTGTGTTAACTTGCCGCCCTGAGCATCAAAACCTGCGTCCGTCTGGCCGACTGCGGCCCGACGCTGAAACGACCGAGTGCTCGTTCAGGATCGGTTCACATAGGGCCGAAGACGACCCCTATGCTCAGGTCACAACTATGCGCAGATGGCGTGCAATCCTTGGTGCTGGAGCCACTCTGATGGGAACTTGCCGCGATACTGCATGCGCATAGTTATAACGTCCGTCTGAGCCGCCTGCGCGTATCCCATGCCCATAATCGATGCATCGTGGTGTCGGCAGTCTTCATTCAGGCAACGGCCGTGGTCCCTTTCCCAAGTTTGGAATCAACATAACGGTGACGCAGCCGTGGTGTTCTGCTGGCCGGGCGCGAGTGTAATGCCCTTGTTCGGCACGCCAAACCTCGGCCGCCATCGTAGCGTCTCCCAGTGGCGACACCCCGTCGATCCGCAGCGGAAACTATGCGCAGGTTGCAAGGATTAACCATCCCAAAACCCGCGCCGCCGGCGGACTCGACCATACGCTCCACCGCGACCTACACATAGTTGTGACCTGAGCATAGGGGTCGTTGTACTAAACCGCTGACGCGGTAGTGGGAGGTGGGCACAGGTCCGTGGCTGACGTTTCATAAGGAAGGTTGTCTGGCGCTGGACCCCGAGGTGGGCAGCGGTGAAGCCAGGAGCAGTATGTGAACGCCCGGTTGGGCATTCCACCCACTGCTTCCAGGAGGCTCGCCATGACGCCACTGCGCCAACGCATGCTGCACGACATGCAGATCCGCAACCTTGCAGTCAACACGCAGAAGACCTATCTCCTGCAGGTTTCCAGTTTTGCCCGGTACTTCCGGCGTTCACCAGAGGTACTCGGCCCTGAAGAGATCCGTGCCTGGATCATTCACCTGACCAACGAACGTAAGCTCGCGCCAGCGAGTGTGCAACTGTCCGTCGGCGCGCTGCGCTTCCTGTACCGCATCACGCTCAGGCGCGATTGGACCGACGAGGACTTTCCGCTGCCCAAGCGGCCCATGAAGCTCCCGGTCATCCTGAGCTTCGAGGAGGTCACGCGATTCTTCGAGTCGATTCCCAGCCTGAAGCATCGCACCATCCTGATGACCGCCTATGCGGCCGGCCTGCGTGTCTCCGAAGTCGTGCATCTGAAGGTCACCGATATCGACAGCCAGCGGATGATGATCCGCGTGCGCCAGGGCAAGAACCGTAAGGATCGCTACGTAATGCTCTCGCCGAGGCTGCTCGAGGTCCTGCGACTGTACTGGCATGACGCCCACCCGAGGGATTGGCTTTTTCCAGGCAGCATTCCGGGGCGGCCCATCAGCCGCCATGCCGTGGGCGACGCATGCCAGCTTGCACGTGACCGCAGCGGTATCACGAAACCCGTTACACCACATTCTTTGAGGCACGCATTTGCCACTCATCTGCTGGAGACCGGTGCTGATGTACGCAGGATCCAACTGCTCATGGGACATCGCAGCATGGCTACGACGGCACGGTACCTCAAGCTGGCGACGAGCACGGTGTGCGCCACCACCAGTCCCTTCGACCTGCTGCCACATCCCGCACCCGTTCCACCCCAGCCGCCTGCGCCCCAGTACTTCTGAAGCCTGCGATGCGGCCGGCGCTCGAGGTGGCGGATATCTTCCGCCGCTGCGGCCCTCACTACCGGCAGACCCATGCCGATTCTCTCAGTCGTGCCCAGCGCCGTGCGATGAGCGCCATCGAGCTATGCCGCACCGCCGCGCTCGGCGGTCATGTCGAGCAGTGCGATGCCTGCGGACATCAGCGCATTGCCTACGACTCGTGTCGCCATCGCTGCTGTCCGAAGTGCCAGTCGCTCGCCCGCGCGCAATGGCTCGAACGCCGGCGCGCCGAGCTGCTCCCTTCAATCGAATACTTCCACGTCGTCTTCACGCTGCCCGAGCCCGTCGCCGCGCTCGCGTACCAGAACAAGAAGGTGCTCTATGACATCCTGTTTCGCACCAGCGCGGAAACGCTGCACACGATCGCCGCCGACCCGAAGCACCTGGGCGCGGAGATCGGCTTCCTCTCGGTCCTGCACACGTGGGGGCAGAATCTGCTGCACCATCCGCACGTGCACTGCGTGATACCGGGCGGCGGCATTGCACCGGACCGCGAGCACTGGATCGCCTGTCGACCAGGCTTCTTCCTGCCCGTGCGGGTCCTCTCGCGGCTCTTCCGGCGACTCTTTCTCGACCGGCTGCGTCGCGCGTTCGCCGCCGGCGCGCTGCGTTTTTATGGCCAGCTCGAGCCGTTGCGTGACCCGCCATCGTTTGCCGCCTGGCTCGCGCCCGCTGCCCGCGCGGAGTGGGTCGTCTACGCGAAACCACCGTTTGGTGGCGCTGCACAGGTGCTCGATTACCTGGGTCGCTACACGCATCGCGTCGCCATCTCGAATAACCGGTTGCTGCGATTTGATGGCGATTCGGTCCTGTTCCAGTGGAAGGACTACCGTCACGAAGCCCGCCACAAGACCATGACGCTCACGGCCGACGAGTTCATCCGCCGCTTCCTGCTGCATGTGCTGCCCGACGGTTTTAAGCGCATCCGCAGCTACGGGTGGCTCGCGAACTGCCACCTGGCGGCGCGCCTGGCCACCTGCCGGCGGCTGCTCGGTGTCGAGCCGCCCGCCGCTGCGTCCCCCCCCATTGCTGAAGATTACCGTGACTGTTACCAGCGGCTCACCGGCAAGTCACTGCGCGATTGCCCCGTCTGCGGCAAGGGCCACATGGTCCGCATCGAAGGCGGTATGCCTGGCGTCCTTCCGCGTGGTCCGCCAGACCCCAGCCATGGACACTGACCAGCATCACCACCACCCCGAGTACGTTGGTCTTTCCCCACGGCCAATGCGAATCCACTCATGCTTTTGCGTCATCACACCATCAAAATGCCGCGAAACAGAGCACTATCTGCCTACTAACCCTATTCTCCCGATCTTCGCGCGACCGGCTCGGTCAGACCGCCCGCTTCCGGCGTGCCATGGCCACGCCCCGGGTAACGCAAATCACCGTGACGATCATTCAATGCCCATAAACGCCAGCGCCTGCGGAGCGGTTTAGCACAAACATTTTTTTGATTACCGATCGCAGGCTGACCAGACCGGCCTGGTCACGCGTCAGTAGCCGCGATCGCCAACCAAAAAAATCTCTGCTCTGCAGAGGTTTACATATCGACCCATTTGGGCCATTCGAGTCCGCCAACCCTACGGCGGCTTTCCAGGAACAACGGACATCAGCGCCGTGCAGTGCCTGCAGGCTAGCCAGGCTGCGCGGGTACATCCGGGGCCACCTCAAGTCGATTCTCTAGTTCCACAAACCAGCGGGGTCACTTTATCGGTACCACGGTGATACAAGGGAACAAGGGGCCAGGTCGTGCAGACACTACCGGCGTGTCCATCGCATGGGCGGAGGCGCGCTGAGCGCGAACAGCGAACAATGCTAGGATACAAAAAGCAAGTGCCAAATCGCCCAACGTCAAGGAACAAAGGCGGGTTGCTACTCACAGAATGAACGATCCCATGACCAGCAACGATCCTGTCTTTGCAGATGAGCACACAAGCAAGTTGCTTGCACGTGCCATGTTGGGACGCACATTCCACGATTGCCCGGTAGATGTGATCGACAGGATACTTGACGCCGGTACTCTGCGCACCTACGCTGCAGGCGAGTATGTCGTGCGGAGAGGCACCCACGCTACAAATTTCCTGCTTGTGGTCAGAGGAGAGTTGGAGCACAGCGCCACCTACGTATCAGGCCATCGACACCTATTCGGGTTTCTGAGACAGGGCGATTGCAGCGGCATAATATCCCTGATGGACGGCGGCGAGCACATAGTCGACCATATTGCTCGCGTCCCGACGGTACTCTTGGCGATTCCCAATGCGGCAATCATGCGGGAAATGCAGGACCAGCCGCAACTTTGCCTGGCATTGTTGCGTCAACTGGCTCCCCGTACCAGGATCAAATATAGCCGTGTGACCCTGGATCCGGGCGTGCCATTGCCGATACGGCTCGCATGGGCACTGCAAACAATGGCAACCCTGTATGGGCTGCGGCGCGGCGAGAAAATCGTGCTCGATGTGAAGCTGTCACAAGGCGACATTGCCGATTGGCTGGGAGTCAGCCGGCAACACCTTAATCCTCACCTGAAGCAACTCGAGAAAGATGGCATTATCTGCCTCGGGCGTTCTAGCTTGACTATCCTGGACCCGGATCGCCTCGCCAGGATTGCTGCCAGCTGATCGCCTCGACGCTGGCATACCGATTTCCCGGCGTGCGCGACGGACCGCCCCGGATAGACCCCTTAGCCAGAGTCAGGGCTGGCTATTCCCTTCGAAACCGCCTCCCAACGGGACTATCGCTTGCAGAAGCTCTGCGCAGGCGTGCGGCCCAGTGCGTGACGCTCTGGCGCAACGTACATCCATCACGCGCTGAGTTCCCGGCTCCGCAGTGCGTGTCCTCCAGGTAATCCCTGCTCGGGAACGGGGGATCTGTCGCCTTTATGACAGAACTAATTGGTGTCCTTCCCTAAGATTGCCCCATCGCTTTTCCACGGCCAGAGAAAGCAGGTTCCGGCACCGGAACCCATTCTCGCGCGGGAGGGAACCCTCATTCTCCATTGCTTCCGGCACCTCGCTGGCAGAGAGCCGCGTACGCCACGCGGCGCTAAAGGAAAGGCGGTCCGGCTAATCTGAGTTAAATCGAGGAAAGACTATGCTTTCGAAGGAAGATAACATCCGCTTCACCGAAGTCGAACCCGGGGCTGCTCTCCATTCAATGGCCAAACGGTACTGGTTGCCGTACCTACGTGCCGAGGCGTTGGAGGCCAATGGCAAGTCCAGAAAGGTTGAACTGCTGGGCGAGACCTACATCTCGTTCCGAGCGGCGGATGGCACGCTTGGATTCCTTGACGAGCAGTGTCCTCATCGTGGCGCTTCCCTTGTGTTGGCACGCAGCGGCGACAACGCATTGACCTGCATCTTCCACGGCTGGAAGTTCGATGTCAGCGGCAAGTGTGTGGAGACGCCTTCCGAGGCCAATCCGAACTTCTGCAAGACCGTCAAGGTGAAGACCTATCCTGTGCGCGAAGCGGGCGGCGTATGCTGGGTGTACCTCGGCGAAGGCGAGCCGCCTGTTTTCCCGGATTACGAGTACTTCAAGGCCCCACCCGAGTACCGCCGCGCGCGGGTTGGTTATTGCCATTCCAACTGGACGCAGAACCTCGAGACCTTGCTGGACTCCTCTCACATAGGTCTCCTGCACGCCAGCGGCGCAGCCACCCAGGCCCCAAACATCAAGCAGGCTGCTGGTATCAACACGCCAAAGCTTTCAGTTGTGGAAACGCCGTATGGCCTTCAAGGCTATGCCCTGCGTGATAGGGGCGACGGCACGGTCTCGCTTCGGGTGACGGAATTCGTGGCACCATTCACAGTGCTCAATGGCGCCACCCGGGAAGAGGAAGGACGCCTCCTGTACATGGTCCCGATCAATAACCGGCGCGCTGCATTTTGGCGCATGGAATGGGATCTGAACCACACGCAGGACTATTGGGTGGAGCAGGCAAAGGCCGAAGGCATGGAGGAGTTGTTCTTCGAGGACCCTGACGATTTCCTTGCCAATGTCTTTGACCGGACCAAAGAGAACTATGACCAGGATCGCGAAGCCATGGCCCAAGGGCACTGGTCCGGATTCAAGCATCTGCGCGCAGAGGATGCGGCCGTGTCGGACAGCGTCCCGATGGTCGACCGAACCAAGGAAAATCTTGGCGCCAGCGATCTCGTGATCGCCCGGATGCGTCAACAGTTCTTCCGGGGGCTGGAAGCGTTCGAGAATGGCGGCCCGGCGCTGGGTCTTGGGCCGCGAGGCGATGGTAGCGGGATTCCGTACGCCGATATGCGAGGCACTGCGGAGCTCATCTCTTCGGATACGGATCCCAAGGATTTTCACAATCGGGTTCTCCGGGAAGAGCGCGCGGCTGCCCGCGAGGCGTTCCTTGCGGCAATGGAAACCAAATAATCCGGGAATCCGTGCGATCCCGCGGCGGACAAGGCATTCAGACGACTGGCTCGCACGCCCGGGCTTTTGCGGCCCGGGCCCGGCGGCCCACTCCTTCAGGCGACCAAGCACATGACATTCGCACACGCAAAAGCCCACGAAGTAACGTTGGCATGGAACGACAAACTGAAGCTGGGCCTGGCAGCCATGGACGACACACATGAGGAGTTCGTCGAGATCGTCAATGAGATGCTCACCTGCGCCGACGAGGACGTAGCACGCTGCCTGGACCTGTTCGAAAGGCATGCAGAGGCGCATTTTTTGCAAGAGGAGATGTGGATGCAGACGAGCGGATTCCCAAGCATGGACTGCCATGTCAAGGAGCACGAAGCCGTCGTGGCTTCGGTGCGAGAGGTTCAGGCGCTACTGCGGAGTGGCGGGGCGCTTGAGGTGGCACGCCGGCTCGCCGCCGAACTGGCTCGGTGGTTTCCCGCACATGCGGACTATCTCGACGCCGCGCTTGCGCAATGGATCGTCAAGCGTAGCCACGGTGGCCCCCCCATTGTCGTGCGTCGCAACATGCAGTTCGATGGCTAACATGAAGGCGCAGCTACTCATTGGCTGTACGAAACTAATCTAAAGAGGTCTCAACGTGCCCCCGTATAGAAGACGATTCCTAAGTTTTCTTTCCACCGTGCTGGTGTCCGCTGTCATCGGCGCCGGAACCGCCTCAGCTGGCGAATTCCCGGAAAAGCCAATTACCCTCGTTGTGCAGGCAGCGGCAGGCGGAGCAGCAGATCTGCCGGCGCGCATTGTCGGCCAGAAGCTCGGCGTTCTCCTTGGTGTTCCGGTCGTGGTCGAAAATATGCCGGCAGCGGGTGGCATTGTGGCCACGAGGCGAGTCATTCACGCGAACCCGGACGGCTATACGCTTCTCGTCTATGGAACGAAGGCTGCCATCGCTGAATCCCTGTTCAAGACACGTCCCTATAACCTGACGAAGGATCTGACTCCCGTAGCGCTTATCGGCTTCACCGATCTGGCCCTCGTTGTGGATCGAAAATCGCCGCTGAAGACGGTTGCGGATCTGGTCGCGGCCGTCAAGGCCAAGCCAGGTCAGGTGACCGTGGGCGTTGGCGACACGGTTGGCGGCATTCAGCATCTGGGCGCTGAATTGCTGAAAGCTTCGATACAGGGAAACTTCCTGATCGTTCCTTACGGTTCAATCTCAAAGCTAACAGTGGCGGTCCGATCCGGAGAGGTTGACGCAGCATTCGAGCTGCTCCCCGGTATGCTGCCGCAGGTCAAAGGTGGCGAGGTGCGTGCCCTGGCCACTGCGGGAAGCCAGAGAAACAGTGACCTGCCGAATGTCCCCACCCTGGCGGAGTCGGGCGTCCCGAACGCGGAAATGACGACCCTGAGCATGATCGCCACACCAGCCGGAACGCCTCCTGCCGTGATCGCCAAGCTGAACAATGCAGTGAACCAGGCGCTGAGCCAGCGTGACGTCCAGGAGGCGCTGCGCGGTCGCGGTGCCACACCAGCAGCGGGCACGAAGCCGGCAGATGCCCAACGCCTGATGGAAGGCCAGGTGACCAGGTGGCGCGATGCCGTTCGGCTGGCGAAAGTGCCTCTTCAATAATTCGGTCGGTGGCGATCCGGGGGGCATTGCGCCCTGAACATGGATAGACCGCTTCGATAAATCTCTGGAATTTCAATCGTGGAAAAACATACGCAATCTAATGATCGCGCTGGCGCGATGCGCCTTAACGAAACGCATGGCCCGGACCTCAGGTCTTTTGTGAGCTCGGCGAACGATCCAGCCACGGAGTTCCCGATTCAGAACCTGCCGCTTGCTATATTCCGCCGCAGGGGTGCCAATGAGCCATTTCGCGTTGGCACGGGTATCGGCGATCAGGTTCTCGACATTGCGGCGGTTCAGGAACTGTTCGATGGCAGTGCGCGCGAAGCGGCCAGAGCGTGCGGCGAGCCTTCCATGAATGCATTGATGGACCTGGGTCCGTCGCACTGGTCCGCCTTGCGCCTGGGCCTTTCGCGCATCCTGCGGGATGACAGCCAGTACGTGACCGCCATCAATGCATGCCTGACTCCAATCCGCGACGCCGAGTTCGGCTTGCCCGCGAAGATCGGCAACTTCTCGGACTACGCGGCGTCGCTGCATCACGTCTCCAAGGTCACGAAGATTGCGCGTCCCGAGAACCCCGAGCTTGACCCGAATCTGGTTTGGAGCCCCATTGCCTACCACCACCGTCCTTCCACCATTAGGCCGCACGGGCACGGCTTTCTGCGTCCGAAGGGCCAGCTCGGGCATTTCAAGGATGGCAAGCCGGTGTTTGGCCCGTCGGAAAAGATGGATTACGAGGCCGAACTGGGCATCTATATCGCCAAGACCACCGATTTCGGCAAGGCCTTGAGCCTTGATGAGGCTGAGGAGGCCATCTTCGGCCTGACCGTCCTGAACGACTGGACGGCGCGGGATATCATGTTTTGGGAACGCCTGCCGCTCGGTCCGTTCCTGTCGAAGAGCTTCGACACGACGGTTTCACCGTGGGTCGTGACCATGGAAGCCCTCGAACCATTCCGCCGCGCGTCGGTGCGTTCGGCTCCCTATCCCGATCCCTTGCCGAACCTGGACTCGGCGCAGAACCGGGAGCGCGGTGCGCTCGATGTGCATGTCGAGGTACTGCTCCAGACAGAAAAGGGCGAAGCAAGCGGTTTCAGCCCCGTATCGCTTTCCCTCAGCAACACGCGCGACATGTACTGGACTGTCTCCCAGCTCGTCGCTCATCAGACGTCGGCGGGCTGCAACCTTGAGCAGGGC
Encoded proteins:
- a CDS encoding site-specific integrase; this translates as MTPLRQRMLHDMQIRNLAVNTQKTYLLQVSSFARYFRRSPEVLGPEEIRAWIIHLTNERKLAPASVQLSVGALRFLYRITLRRDWTDEDFPLPKRPMKLPVILSFEEVTRFFESIPSLKHRTILMTAYAAGLRVSEVVHLKVTDIDSQRMMIRVRQGKNRKDRYVMLSPRLLEVLRLYWHDAHPRDWLFPGSIPGRPISRHAVGDACQLARDRSGITKPVTPHSLRHAFATHLLETGADVRRIQLLMGHRSMATTARYLKLATSTVCATTSPFDLLPHPAPVPPQPPAPQYF
- a CDS encoding Rieske 2Fe-2S domain-containing protein is translated as MLSKEDNIRFTEVEPGAALHSMAKRYWLPYLRAEALEANGKSRKVELLGETYISFRAADGTLGFLDEQCPHRGASLVLARSGDNALTCIFHGWKFDVSGKCVETPSEANPNFCKTVKVKTYPVREAGGVCWVYLGEGEPPVFPDYEYFKAPPEYRRARVGYCHSNWTQNLETLLDSSHIGLLHASGAATQAPNIKQAAGINTPKLSVVETPYGLQGYALRDRGDGTVSLRVTEFVAPFTVLNGATREEEGRLLYMVPINNRRAAFWRMEWDLNHTQDYWVEQAKAEGMEELFFEDPDDFLANVFDRTKENYDQDREAMAQGHWSGFKHLRAEDAAVSDSVPMVDRTKENLGASDLVIARMRQQFFRGLEAFENGGPALGLGPRGDGSGIPYADMRGTAELISSDTDPKDFHNRVLREERAAAREAFLAAMETK
- a CDS encoding hemerythrin domain-containing protein; the protein is MTFAHAKAHEVTLAWNDKLKLGLAAMDDTHEEFVEIVNEMLTCADEDVARCLDLFERHAEAHFLQEEMWMQTSGFPSMDCHVKEHEAVVASVREVQALLRSGGALEVARRLAAELARWFPAHADYLDAALAQWIVKRSHGGPPIVVRRNMQFDG
- a CDS encoding Crp/Fnr family transcriptional regulator, which encodes MTSNDPVFADEHTSKLLARAMLGRTFHDCPVDVIDRILDAGTLRTYAAGEYVVRRGTHATNFLLVVRGELEHSATYVSGHRHLFGFLRQGDCSGIISLMDGGEHIVDHIARVPTVLLAIPNAAIMREMQDQPQLCLALLRQLAPRTRIKYSRVTLDPGVPLPIRLAWALQTMATLYGLRRGEKIVLDVKLSQGDIADWLGVSRQHLNPHLKQLEKDGIICLGRSSLTILDPDRLARIAAS
- a CDS encoding IS91 family transposase, which produces MRPALEVADIFRRCGPHYRQTHADSLSRAQRRAMSAIELCRTAALGGHVEQCDACGHQRIAYDSCRHRCCPKCQSLARAQWLERRRAELLPSIEYFHVVFTLPEPVAALAYQNKKVLYDILFRTSAETLHTIAADPKHLGAEIGFLSVLHTWGQNLLHHPHVHCVIPGGGIAPDREHWIACRPGFFLPVRVLSRLFRRLFLDRLRRAFAAGALRFYGQLEPLRDPPSFAAWLAPAARAEWVVYAKPPFGGAAQVLDYLGRYTHRVAISNNRLLRFDGDSVLFQWKDYRHEARHKTMTLTADEFIRRFLLHVLPDGFKRIRSYGWLANCHLAARLATCRRLLGVEPPAAASPPIAEDYRDCYQRLTGKSLRDCPVCGKGHMVRIEGGMPGVLPRGPPDPSHGH
- the ybaK gene encoding Cys-tRNA(Pro) deacylase, with amino-acid sequence MSSNLTTETPATAFLRQHNINYTSHFYKYEEHGGTSVSSRELQVSEHEVIKTLIMQDEKKQPLVVLMHGDCQVSTKELARQLGRKKIEICDPSVANRHSGFLVGGTSPFGTRKKMPVCIEESILALPWIYINGGRRGFLVCLDPADIVKSLAPEIVKAAIVS